In the genome of Halapricum salinum, one region contains:
- a CDS encoding proline-rich domain-containing protein, producing MRTSKALALIVAVTVALSIVGPAAAADGLTVSVSQDGDDVTVSVTQNNTTVSNASVAVATVNTTNATNTTYDGVGNYTTDDEGVVELSAPEDNLTVAVNASSDNLTGSTTADLLAESVVENETENVTSDVDLNVTFDNGTVDYSNVTVEDSNPFGLYVSSFVHTVQNENVSGPMGQFVSSFVTTFNPGNAPAHAGPPENKTQGPPAHAGPPENKTQGPPEDAGPSENKTQGPPEDAGPPEDRGPSGDDETDDGEDGQQRGPPAHAKGR from the coding sequence ATGCGCACCAGCAAGGCACTCGCACTGATCGTCGCTGTCACCGTGGCCCTCTCTATCGTGGGTCCGGCCGCAGCGGCAGACGGATTGACCGTCTCGGTCTCACAGGACGGGGACGACGTCACCGTCTCTGTGACACAGAACAATACGACCGTCTCGAACGCGTCGGTCGCTGTCGCGACGGTGAACACGACGAACGCGACGAATACGACTTACGACGGGGTTGGAAACTACACGACTGACGACGAGGGTGTCGTCGAATTGTCCGCGCCCGAGGACAATCTGACCGTCGCGGTCAACGCGTCCTCGGACAACCTTACGGGGTCGACGACCGCCGATCTGCTCGCAGAGTCAGTCGTCGAGAACGAGACCGAGAACGTGACCTCGGACGTCGACCTCAACGTGACCTTCGACAACGGGACCGTCGACTACAGCAACGTCACGGTCGAGGACAGCAATCCGTTCGGGCTGTACGTCAGCTCGTTTGTCCACACGGTCCAGAACGAGAACGTCTCCGGGCCCATGGGGCAGTTCGTCTCCTCGTTCGTGACGACGTTCAACCCCGGAAACGCGCCCGCACACGCTGGCCCGCCCGAGAACAAGACCCAGGGGCCGCCCGCCCACGCCGGCCCACCGGAGAACAAGACCCAGGGGCCGCCTGAAGACGCCGGCCCGTCAGAGAACAAGACCCAGGGCCCGCCTGAAGACGCCGGCCCGCCCGAAGATCGCGGCCCGAGTGGCGACGACGAAACCGACGACGGCGAGGACGGCCAGCAGCGCGGTCCCCCGGCACACGCGAAAGGTCGATAG
- a CDS encoding MATE family efflux transporter: MSTDESGPSVNLTEGPLLKPLIVLSLPIVASQLMQVTYNLADTFWVGRLGENAVTALSLSLPFVFLMVSLGGGLTVAGTVLVSQNTGAGRTDRVSHVAGQTIAFVSLVSVVLAGLGFLLAPTLLPLIGGSADPEAIRLAVVYTRIIFVGVVFMFGFFIFQALLRGYGDTVTPMYLMGASVVLNVVLDPFLIFGFENNLLFEWADALPVGIDFVALQADLYAATGFAGFGVEGAAIATVASRGVAAMIGLWLLFSGRLGLTLSLSDLYLERETVKKIVDIGVPTAAEQGANSLAYTAMTALAALVSGPAVAAYGIGNRINTFVFLPAVGLARGTETAVGQNLGAEKADRAKRAVLLSSGIVVAVFGFVSVLVFVLARPLVTIFIPGEADVIRLGTDYFKIIGPTYVFMGIFQVVNAGFRGAGSTRTAMLFSMLSQWGLRIPPTYLLITLAGIGATGVWAGIAFSHVAAAVAVGIWYVRGDWASSVIEDDDTPDSTETEPSVD, translated from the coding sequence GTGTCGACTGACGAGTCTGGCCCGTCGGTGAATCTCACCGAGGGGCCGTTGCTAAAGCCGTTGATCGTGCTGTCGCTGCCGATCGTCGCCTCGCAGTTGATGCAAGTCACGTACAATCTTGCCGACACCTTCTGGGTCGGACGGCTCGGGGAGAACGCGGTGACGGCGCTGTCGCTGTCGCTGCCGTTCGTCTTTCTGATGGTCAGTCTCGGCGGAGGATTGACTGTCGCCGGGACAGTGTTAGTCTCGCAGAACACTGGCGCGGGCCGGACGGATCGCGTGAGTCACGTCGCCGGCCAGACCATCGCGTTCGTCTCGCTCGTCTCGGTCGTGCTCGCCGGACTCGGCTTCCTACTCGCACCCACACTGCTACCGTTGATCGGAGGCTCAGCAGACCCCGAAGCGATCCGGCTGGCAGTCGTCTACACGCGGATCATCTTCGTGGGCGTCGTGTTCATGTTCGGCTTCTTCATCTTCCAGGCACTCTTGCGCGGGTACGGCGACACCGTGACGCCGATGTACCTGATGGGCGCGAGCGTCGTCCTGAACGTCGTGCTCGACCCCTTCCTCATCTTCGGCTTCGAAAACAATCTCCTGTTCGAGTGGGCCGACGCGCTACCGGTCGGGATCGACTTCGTGGCGCTACAGGCGGATCTCTACGCCGCGACAGGATTTGCCGGCTTCGGCGTCGAAGGTGCGGCGATCGCGACGGTCGCCTCCCGCGGTGTAGCCGCGATGATCGGCCTCTGGTTGCTGTTTTCGGGCCGACTCGGACTGACGCTCTCGCTGTCGGATCTCTATCTCGAACGAGAGACGGTCAAGAAGATCGTCGACATCGGCGTGCCGACAGCGGCCGAGCAGGGCGCGAACTCCCTGGCCTACACGGCGATGACGGCGCTGGCGGCGCTGGTCAGCGGCCCCGCCGTCGCAGCCTACGGGATCGGCAACCGCATCAATACGTTCGTGTTCCTGCCCGCAGTCGGACTGGCGCGCGGGACCGAGACGGCCGTCGGGCAGAATCTCGGAGCCGAAAAGGCAGACCGAGCGAAGCGAGCCGTCCTGCTGTCGAGTGGGATCGTCGTGGCAGTCTTCGGGTTCGTGAGTGTCCTGGTGTTCGTTCTCGCACGGCCGCTCGTGACGATCTTCATTCCGGGCGAAGCCGACGTCATCCGTCTCGGGACGGACTACTTCAAGATCATCGGCCCGACCTACGTCTTCATGGGGATCTTCCAGGTCGTCAACGCCGGGTTCCGCGGTGCCGGCTCGACGCGGACGGCGATGCTGTTCTCGATGCTCTCCCAGTGGGGGCTACGTATCCCGCCGACGTACCTGCTGATCACCCTCGCGGGGATCGGTGCGACGGGCGTCTGGGCCGGGATCGCGTTCTCACACGTCGCCGCAGCCGTTGCGGTCGGGATCTGGTACGTCCGCGGCGACTGGGCGAGCAGTGTGATCGAAGACGACGACACACCGGATTCGACGGAAACTGAGCCGTCCGTGGACTGA
- a CDS encoding archaellin/type IV pilin N-terminal domain-containing protein: MARDDTRGQSEILGSLLMVAIVVVLGVVLTVAAFAFLEGGEAADPVSLTTGVDAENVTVGHQAGRTIDVTQTTVILRQGSTERRIPLTDFQRVSGSADGTMVAGDVLKSGHGLDSGSVDVLVVDENHNQVLSEETLTIPAPGIDVLQFDEATIESFESSQDEDGTYTVLDGGDTLKLTNNTWKRIDYDYEINDSTVLTFEFKSTSEGEIHGIGLENDNGQTSDRIFHVFGTQNWGERDFDTYQLGDGWVRYEIPVGDYYTGSATYLVFVNDDDSDASGNSYFRNVRVSEEET; the protein is encoded by the coding sequence ATGGCGAGAGACGACACCCGCGGACAGTCAGAGATTCTCGGTTCGCTCTTGATGGTAGCGATCGTGGTCGTCCTCGGTGTCGTCCTCACGGTCGCGGCGTTCGCGTTCCTCGAAGGCGGCGAAGCGGCAGATCCGGTGTCGCTGACGACCGGCGTAGACGCCGAAAACGTCACGGTCGGCCACCAGGCTGGCCGGACGATCGACGTCACCCAGACGACGGTGATCCTCCGGCAAGGGTCGACCGAGCGGCGGATTCCACTCACCGATTTCCAGCGCGTCAGCGGCAGCGCCGACGGGACGATGGTCGCGGGCGACGTGCTCAAGTCAGGCCACGGCCTCGACTCTGGGTCAGTCGACGTCCTCGTCGTCGACGAGAACCACAATCAGGTCCTCTCCGAGGAGACGCTGACGATTCCAGCACCCGGGATAGACGTGCTCCAGTTCGACGAGGCGACGATCGAAAGCTTCGAGTCCAGCCAGGACGAGGACGGCACCTACACCGTTCTCGACGGCGGTGACACCCTGAAGCTGACGAACAACACCTGGAAGCGGATCGACTACGACTACGAGATCAACGACTCGACGGTTCTGACGTTCGAATTCAAGAGCACGAGCGAAGGCGAGATCCACGGAATCGGCCTGGAAAACGACAACGGCCAGACCTCGGACCGTATCTTCCACGTTTTCGGAACACAGAACTGGGGCGAGCGGGACTTCGACACCTACCAGCTGGGCGACGGCTGGGTGCGATACGAGATTCCAGTCGGTGACTACTACACTGGCTCGGCGACGTATCTCGTGTTCGTCAACGACGACGACAGCGACGCCAGCGGCAACTCCTACTTCCGAAATGTCCGTGTCTCCGAAGAAGAGACCTGA
- a CDS encoding rubrerythrin-like domain-containing protein gives MSSKQMSSRLRFECADCGKRVVPASYRAACPECQGELCDSTFEDR, from the coding sequence ATGAGTTCGAAACAGATGTCCAGTCGATTGCGGTTCGAGTGTGCGGATTGTGGAAAACGAGTCGTCCCGGCGTCCTATCGGGCGGCGTGTCCGGAGTGCCAGGGTGAGTTGTGCGATTCTACCTTCGAGGACCGATGA
- a CDS encoding amidohydrolase: MSDLLVSGGRVLRPDLTIERADVLIDQDSGTIQAVGDEARSAAPADELDAGGDLVIPGLVNAHTHVAMTLLRGYADDKPLDAWLQEDIWPVEAEFTPEDVRAGAELGIVEMIKSGTTAFSDMYFHVPEIAAAVEDAGVRAVLGHTAVTVAKDDGGARADMQESLDVALELDGAADGRITTTFQPHSLTTVGEEYLREFVPKAREEGLPIHFHANETEDEVDPLVEEHDERPLEYADGLDLLGPDTFVAHGVHVDESEIELLAETGTGVVHCPASNMKLASGMAPVQDMLDAGVRVGLGTDGAASNNDLDMFDEMRDAAMLGKLAAEDASAVDAASVVEMATQGSADLLGLDSGRIEAGANADLAVVDLDAPHLTPEHDLVSHLAYAARGSDVRHTICDGQVLLRDREVQVFDEDAVRKRASERARELIDRAQ, from the coding sequence ATGAGTGACCTCCTCGTCTCGGGTGGGCGCGTCCTCCGACCCGATCTGACGATCGAGCGCGCGGACGTACTGATCGATCAGGACAGCGGCACAATCCAAGCAGTTGGTGACGAGGCCCGTAGCGCCGCACCAGCGGACGAACTCGACGCCGGTGGCGACCTCGTGATCCCGGGGCTGGTCAACGCACACACGCACGTCGCGATGACGCTCCTCCGGGGATACGCCGACGACAAGCCGCTCGATGCATGGCTTCAGGAAGACATCTGGCCGGTCGAGGCCGAATTCACTCCCGAGGACGTCCGGGCCGGCGCGGAACTGGGGATCGTCGAGATGATCAAGTCGGGGACGACGGCGTTCTCGGACATGTACTTCCACGTCCCCGAGATCGCGGCTGCCGTCGAAGACGCGGGTGTCCGTGCGGTCCTCGGCCACACTGCGGTCACCGTCGCGAAAGACGATGGGGGCGCGCGGGCAGACATGCAGGAGAGCCTTGACGTCGCGCTCGAACTCGACGGCGCGGCCGACGGCCGGATCACGACGACCTTCCAGCCCCACAGTCTGACCACCGTCGGTGAGGAGTACCTCCGTGAGTTCGTCCCGAAAGCCCGCGAGGAAGGCCTGCCGATCCACTTCCACGCCAACGAGACCGAAGACGAGGTCGATCCGCTCGTCGAGGAACACGACGAGCGCCCGCTCGAATACGCAGACGGCCTCGATCTTCTCGGCCCGGATACCTTTGTCGCCCACGGCGTTCACGTCGACGAGAGCGAGATCGAGTTGCTCGCCGAGACCGGGACCGGCGTCGTCCACTGCCCGGCCTCGAACATGAAACTCGCCAGCGGGATGGCCCCCGTCCAGGACATGCTGGACGCCGGCGTGCGCGTCGGCCTCGGTACGGACGGGGCGGCCTCGAACAACGACCTGGACATGTTCGACGAGATGCGCGACGCCGCGATGCTCGGCAAGCTCGCCGCCGAGGACGCCAGCGCCGTCGACGCCGCGAGTGTGGTCGAGATGGCTACACAGGGGAGCGCGGATCTCCTCGGTCTCGACTCGGGGCGGATCGAAGCCGGCGCGAACGCCGATCTCGCGGTCGTGGATCTGGACGCGCCGCATCTCACGCCCGAACACGACCTCGTGAGCCACCTCGCCTACGCCGCCCGTGGTAGTGACGTCCGCCACACTATCTGTGACGGTCAGGTCCTGTTGCGCGACCGCGAGGTTCAGGTCTTCGACGAGGACGCGGTCCGAAAACGGGCTAGCGAGCGAGCCCGAGAATTGATCGACCGCGCCCAGTGA
- a CDS encoding MFS transporter, producing MARDSHAGGLTVRVWIDVVTVFSIRPIAPSMAVATRIREVLVAVNQSRSRLLGTVAAGWFLVLGMRFVIPAILPTIRTEYAISNATAGVAVTILWLAYAGMQFPTGVFIDRVGERVLLVGSMLLSALGLLAYSFAPVFSLFLVATVVFGLGTGLYGPTRGTVLSRCFADREGVAFGTVLAAGSAGAALLPFLAALAIGSVGWRIALAGAAPIFLVVAIGLWWIVPARPTARTDRSLLPDLRASVAGFRDRRLLLAVAGATLMLFGFQGVTAFLTTYLFEQKGLSQGLAGGLLSLLFVGGALAQTTTGALADRYGTPRVLAGVAFVSVVPLVALPLLSGPVALGVASFVIGFRMSSGPLSNAYIVDVLPDDVEGTAWGLLRTSFFVVGSFGSVLVGLMADWNVFDGAFYLLAGLTALAGLIYLVLPER from the coding sequence ATGGCCCGGGATTCACACGCGGGCGGTTTGACCGTTCGGGTCTGGATCGATGTCGTCACCGTCTTTTCCATCCGCCCGATAGCACCGTCGATGGCCGTCGCGACCCGCATCCGTGAGGTGCTCGTAGCAGTGAACCAATCCCGGAGCCGTCTTCTGGGAACGGTCGCGGCCGGCTGGTTTCTCGTGCTCGGGATGCGCTTCGTGATCCCGGCGATCCTGCCGACCATCCGCACGGAGTACGCTATCTCGAACGCGACCGCGGGCGTGGCCGTGACGATCTTGTGGCTCGCCTACGCCGGGATGCAGTTTCCGACTGGTGTATTCATCGACCGCGTCGGCGAGCGGGTCCTGCTCGTCGGCTCGATGCTGCTCTCGGCGCTCGGTCTCCTGGCCTACAGTTTCGCCCCCGTCTTCTCGCTCTTTCTGGTCGCGACGGTCGTGTTTGGGCTCGGAACCGGTCTCTATGGGCCGACTCGCGGGACGGTGCTCTCACGGTGTTTCGCCGACCGGGAGGGCGTCGCCTTCGGGACGGTGCTGGCGGCCGGGAGCGCGGGCGCAGCGTTGCTCCCGTTTCTCGCGGCGCTGGCGATCGGCAGCGTCGGCTGGCGGATCGCACTGGCCGGGGCCGCACCGATCTTCCTGGTGGTCGCGATCGGTCTCTGGTGGATCGTGCCGGCGCGTCCGACCGCCCGAACCGATCGCTCGCTCCTCCCGGACCTCCGGGCGTCGGTCGCTGGATTTCGGGATCGGAGACTCCTGCTCGCCGTCGCCGGCGCGACGCTCATGCTCTTTGGCTTCCAGGGCGTGACGGCCTTTTTGACGACGTATCTCTTCGAGCAGAAAGGACTCTCCCAGGGGCTTGCCGGTGGTCTGTTGAGTCTGCTGTTCGTCGGCGGGGCGCTGGCCCAGACGACCACCGGCGCGCTCGCGGATCGCTACGGGACGCCGCGCGTGCTCGCCGGCGTCGCGTTCGTGAGCGTCGTTCCGCTGGTCGCACTCCCGCTGCTCTCCGGGCCCGTAGCGCTCGGCGTGGCCTCGTTCGTGATCGGCTTTCGGATGAGTTCCGGGCCGCTGTCGAACGCCTACATCGTCGACGTACTGCCCGACGACGTCGAGGGGACCGCCTGGGGCCTGCTGCGGACCTCGTTTTTCGTCGTCGGCTCGTTCGGCTCCGTGCTCGTGGGCCTCATGGCCGACTGGAACGTCTTCGACGGTGCGTTCTACCTGCTGGCGGGGCTGACCGCGCTCGCGGGGCTGATCTATCTGGTATTACCCGAACGCTGA
- the hisG gene encoding ATP phosphoribosyltransferase, with protein sequence MRIALPNKGRLHEPSVDLLERAGLHVVDGADRKLYAETVDPDVTVLFARAADIPEYVSDGAADVGITGLDQVEESATGDLIDLLDLEFGRCKLVLAAPEDGDIESVADLDGGTVATEFPNVTRDFFADWDVEVDIAEVSGATELTPHVDIADAIVDITSTGTTLRMNRLEIVADVLESSVRLFAREDVVDDEKVQQIETALASVLAADGKRYLMMNVPEEALDDVKDVLPGMGGPTVMDIAGKEDVAVHAVVDDSDVFETINSLKDVGASDVLVTEIERLVE encoded by the coding sequence ATGCGCATCGCCCTGCCCAACAAGGGCCGCCTCCACGAGCCGAGCGTCGACCTGCTGGAACGTGCGGGCTTGCACGTCGTCGACGGGGCCGACCGCAAGCTCTACGCCGAGACCGTCGATCCAGACGTCACCGTGCTGTTCGCCCGCGCCGCCGACATCCCCGAGTACGTCTCGGATGGAGCCGCCGACGTCGGCATCACGGGATTAGATCAGGTCGAGGAATCCGCGACCGGCGATCTGATCGACCTGCTCGACCTGGAGTTCGGCCGCTGTAAGCTCGTACTGGCTGCGCCCGAGGACGGCGACATCGAGTCGGTGGCAGATCTCGACGGCGGCACCGTCGCCACGGAGTTCCCGAACGTCACGCGCGACTTTTTCGCCGACTGGGACGTCGAGGTCGACATCGCGGAGGTGTCGGGCGCAACTGAGTTGACACCGCACGTCGACATCGCCGACGCCATCGTCGACATCACCTCGACCGGGACCACGCTGCGGATGAACCGCCTGGAGATCGTCGCGGACGTGCTCGAATCGTCCGTCCGGCTGTTCGCTCGCGAGGACGTCGTCGACGACGAGAAAGTCCAGCAGATCGAGACCGCCCTCGCGTCGGTGCTCGCGGCCGACGGGAAACGCTACCTGATGATGAACGTTCCCGAAGAGGCGCTGGACGATGTGAAAGACGTGTTGCCCGGGATGGGCGGGCCGACGGTGATGGATATCGCCGGGAAAGAGGACGTGGCGGTTCACGCCGTCGTCGACGATAGCGACGTCTTCGAGACGATCAACTCTCTCAAGGACGTGGGTGCGAGCGACGTGCTCGTGACCGAGATCGAGCGTCTCGTCGAGTGA